The following proteins are co-located in the Bombus pascuorum chromosome 3, iyBomPasc1.1, whole genome shotgun sequence genome:
- the LOC132904964 gene encoding PDZ domain-containing protein 8 isoform X1, which yields MDIFEFICIFVITFVCGIICTLVLEFYLFKKYLEQAPLESTPRKLKHHGKAQLPKELLDKIQDEKTSSISISRQGMCQGNENLAINLTLQFLFNELRNAERVRLWLYRKLNNEFKELLTQSTTGKLLDSVQLRDLNLGSQFPTIKGLEVADSKIDADTGLLETLDLSLDLHYSGNFQLSIDVKMLLGKTAYMALQVKRISGRARLQFTRVPYTHWSLSFYSDPILELEVQSQFQGRQLQPQIISLITGQIRRAVRRKHTLPRYKMRYKPFFRRLNDEAVDLSEVANIQLTPGYLEVSLVEVTRLNLGPNILNAEDRSQVEVYCTISIDSTPWVYLTQYTGVPYMVLDLIISKVGSQQLGVVFKQEFVPEVGHVCVLVETIIVGSPAAIAEMKKGDILIAVDGKKVSNMNQVAKFVKSAVQRRFIIRVERKYSKADSDKQASMKLDSERISAERGVDKKTLKTDFIFNKGDTPSTEDSKIKFEGQIKFSDLKDYENEISDKLEMSSKLFRRRKSSAHTDDTTQTPDTTPSRKISTTSNQSIISSSSQFCFNDDNYVTNISDLYYTTKEKEYASLITFEETRSFQIDSELQYLNIGVWGRVRGGEIQAKLLGYINVPMKLILAQCYTSSTGHYLKCYALLPPDSASLATVHPKLQGYSGFDPTLCYGDISLSYLWESSYPNRHMTGDSGKKESTEAVKTQPPLSEEISEKKMHDFIRTHFHRATQCDFCTKKIWLKDAVQCRDCGMVCHKKCEVRCQASGTCGAESITTMALEADEIEPTTVIGESGPEISLTSCEDNVQGATMMAMKASIANTLLGLKKAGSTSCLAPPASGTGLASRSLPPSPCASRKNSLVGGLGISPDLLEGAEPSVAAPLVAGDLDDGLMSRAKDTGKFLYKHLEPVERVEKINVMMGKLKTALDAETASRLELSQSGEMDSIKLIAQSDLRVQALSVLLLHYCAGLQHAQEALDRSQRNRESQQA from the exons atggacatttttgaatttatttgcatatttgtGATTACATTTGTGTGTGGTATAATATGTACACTTGTgctggaattttatttattcaaaaaatactTGGAACAAGCACCTTTGGAAAGTACAccaagaaaattaaaacacCATGGCAAGGCTCAGTTACCTAAAGAGTTACTTGACAAAATTCAAGATGAAAAAACAAGTTCTATAAGCATATCACGCCAGGGTATGTGCCAAGGCAATGAAAACTTGgcaataaatttaacattgcaatttttgtttaatgaaCTTAGAAATGCTGAGAGAGTACGCCTTTGGTTGTACAGAAAGTTAAATAATGAGTTCAAAGAATTATTAACTCAATCTACCACTGGCAAATTGCTAGACAGTGTACAG ttaaGAGACTTGAATCTGGGTTCACAATTTCCCACAATAAAAGGTTTAGAAGTTGCAGATTCAAAAATAGATGCTGATACAGGTTTATTGGAGACATTGGATTTATCTTTAGATTTACATTATTctggaaattttcaattatcaatAGATGTTAAAATGCTACTGGGAAAGACTGCATATATGGCTTTACAAg TGAAACGTATCAGTGGCAGAGCTAGGTTGCAGTTTACACGTGTTCCATATACTCACTGGTCCTTGAGTTTTTATTCAGATCCTATACTTGAATTGGAAGTACAATCCCAATTTCAAGGTCGTCAATTACAGCCACAGATCATTTCTTTGATCACAGGACAAATTCGTAGAGCTGTGCGTAGGAAGCATACACTACCTCGCTATAAAATGCGTTACAAACCATTTTTCCGTAGACTAAACGACGAAGCAGTAGATTTATCcgaa GTTGCCAATATACAATTGACACCAGGTTATTTGGAGGTATCACTGGTGGAAGTGACTAGATTAAATCTTGGACCTAATATACTTAATGCAGAGGATAGATCACAAGTTGAAGTATATTGTACAATAAGCATAGACTCAACACCTTGGGTGTATCTGACTCAATATACTGGAGTTCCTTATATGGTGTTGGACTTAATTATTAGTAAAGTTGGTTCTCAGCAACTTGGCGTAGTGTTTAAGCAAGAATTTGTGCCAGAAGTAGGTCATGTATGTGTGTTAGTCGAGACTATAATAGTTGGAAGTCCTGCTGCAATTgctgaaatgaaaaaagggGATATTTTAATAGCAGTAGATGGCAAAAAGGTGTCTAACATGAATCAAGTAgctaaatttgtaaaaagtgCGGTGCAGAGGCGTTTTATCATAAGGGTTGAACGAAAATATTCTAAAGCAGATTCGGACAAACAAGCTAGCATGAAATTGGATAGTGAAAGGATATCAGCAGAAAGAGGCGTCGATaagaaaacattaaaaactgattttatatttaataagggAGATACGCCCAGTACCGAAGACAGCAAGATTAAATTTGAAGgccaaataaaattttcggaTTTAAAggattatgaaaatgaaatttctgataaattgGAAATGAGTAGTAAACTGTTTAGAAGGAGAAAAAGCAGCGCACATACCGATGATACTACTCAGACACCAGACACTACTCCTTCCAGAAAGATTTCAACTACTTCGAATCAATCGATAATATCGAGTAGCTCTCAATTTTGCTTTAATGACGATAACTATGTAACAAATATATCAGACTTATACTATACtactaaagaaaaagaatatgcATCTTTAATCACTTTCGAAGAAACTAGGTCTTTTCAAATTGATTCAGAACTCCAGTACTTAAATATAGGAGTGTGGGGTCGTGTACGAGGAGGAGAAATTCAAGCAAAGTTATTAGGATATATTAATGTCCctatgaaattaattctgGCACAATGTTATACATCCTCGACTGGTCATTATCTTAAATGCTATGCTTTATTACCACCAGATAGTG CTTCTTTGGCGACAGTACATCCAAAACTACAAGGATATTCAGGATTCGATCCAACACTTTGTTATGGTGATATTTCATTATCTTATTTATGGGAGTCTAGTTACCCGAATCGTCATATGACTGGTGATTcagggaaaaaggaaagtaCAGAAGCTGTCAAAACACAACCACCTTTGAGCGAAGAAATTTCTGAGAAGAAGATGCACGATTTTATTAGAACTCATTTTCATAGAGCAACACAATGCGACTTTTGTACAAAAAAG ATTTGGCTGAAGGACGCAGTGCAGTGCAGAGATTGTGGTATGGTGTGTCATAAGAAATGTGAAGTTCGTTGTCAAGCATCAGGAACATGCGGAGCCGAAAGTATAACAACAATGGCATTGGAAGCAGACGAAATAGAACCTACTACTGTTATCGGGGAATCAGGTCCAGAGATTTCTCTAACCAGTTGCGAAGATAATGTACAG GGTGCAACTATGATGGCCATGAAGGCTAGTATAGCTAATACTCTATTGGGCCTGAAGAAGGCTGGAAGTACCAGTTGCTTGGCCCCACCGGCTTCCGGTACCGGTCTGGCATCTAGAAGTCTTCCCCCAAGTCCCTGTGCATCCCGCAAG AATTCATTGGTTGGTGGCTTGGGCATAAGTCCTGATCTCTTGGAGGGTGCTGAACCTAGCGTGGCAGCTCCTCTAGTAGCTGGCGATTTGGACGATGGTCTTATGTCTAGAGCTAAAGATACCGGCAAGTTTCTGTACAAACATTTGGAGCCAGTAGAACGCGTTGAAAAAATCAATGTCATG ATGGGCAAGCTGAAAACTGCGCTCGACGCGGAAACTGCCTCAAGATTGGAATTATCACAAAGCGGAGAAATGGAcagtattaaattaattgcacAAAGCGATTTACGAGTGCAAGCACTTAGTGTCTTACTATTGCATTATTGCGCTGGATTGCAACACGCGCAAGAAGCATTAGACCGATCTCAAAGAAACAGGGAGTCCCAACAGGCTTAA
- the LOC132904964 gene encoding PDZ domain-containing protein 8 isoform X2, with amino-acid sequence MDIFEFICIFVITFVCGIICTLVLEFYLFKKYLEQAPLESTPRKLKHHGKAQLPKELLDKIQDEKTSSISISRQGMCQGNENLAINLTLQFLFNELRNAERVRLWLYRKLNNEFKELLTQSTTGKLLDSVQLRDLNLGSQFPTIKGLEVADSKIDADTGLLETLDLSLDLHYSGNFQLSIDVKMLLGKTAYMALQVKRISGRARLQFTRVPYTHWSLSFYSDPILELEVQSQFQGRQLQPQIISLITGQIRRAVRRKHTLPRYKMRYKPFFRRLNDEAVDLSEVANIQLTPGYLEVSLVEVTRLNLGPNILNAEDRSQVEVYCTISIDSTPWVYLTQYTGVPYMVLDLIISKVGSQQLGVVFKQEFVPEVGHVCVLVETIIVGSPAAIAEMKKGDILIAVDGKKVSNMNQVAKFVKSAVQRRFIIRVERKYSKADSDKQASMKLDSERISAERGVDKKTLKTDFIFNKGDTPSTEDSKIKFEGQIKFSDLKDYENEISDKLEMSSKLFRRRKSSAHTDDTTQTPDTTPSRKISTTSNQSIISSSSQFCFNDDNYVTNISDLYYTTKEKEYASLITFEETRSFQIDSELQYLNIGVWGRVRGGEIQAKLLGYINVPMKLILAQCYTSSTGHYLKCYALLPPDSASLATVHPKLQGYSGFDPTLCYGDISLSYLWESSYPNRHMTGDSGKKESTEAVKTQPPLSEEISEKKMHDFIRTHFHRATQCDFCTKKIWLKDAVQCRDCGMVCHKKCEVRCQASGTCGAESITTMALEADEIEPTTVIGESGPEISLTSCEDNVQNSLVGGLGISPDLLEGAEPSVAAPLVAGDLDDGLMSRAKDTGKFLYKHLEPVERVEKINVMMGKLKTALDAETASRLELSQSGEMDSIKLIAQSDLRVQALSVLLLHYCAGLQHAQEALDRSQRNRESQQA; translated from the exons atggacatttttgaatttatttgcatatttgtGATTACATTTGTGTGTGGTATAATATGTACACTTGTgctggaattttatttattcaaaaaatactTGGAACAAGCACCTTTGGAAAGTACAccaagaaaattaaaacacCATGGCAAGGCTCAGTTACCTAAAGAGTTACTTGACAAAATTCAAGATGAAAAAACAAGTTCTATAAGCATATCACGCCAGGGTATGTGCCAAGGCAATGAAAACTTGgcaataaatttaacattgcaatttttgtttaatgaaCTTAGAAATGCTGAGAGAGTACGCCTTTGGTTGTACAGAAAGTTAAATAATGAGTTCAAAGAATTATTAACTCAATCTACCACTGGCAAATTGCTAGACAGTGTACAG ttaaGAGACTTGAATCTGGGTTCACAATTTCCCACAATAAAAGGTTTAGAAGTTGCAGATTCAAAAATAGATGCTGATACAGGTTTATTGGAGACATTGGATTTATCTTTAGATTTACATTATTctggaaattttcaattatcaatAGATGTTAAAATGCTACTGGGAAAGACTGCATATATGGCTTTACAAg TGAAACGTATCAGTGGCAGAGCTAGGTTGCAGTTTACACGTGTTCCATATACTCACTGGTCCTTGAGTTTTTATTCAGATCCTATACTTGAATTGGAAGTACAATCCCAATTTCAAGGTCGTCAATTACAGCCACAGATCATTTCTTTGATCACAGGACAAATTCGTAGAGCTGTGCGTAGGAAGCATACACTACCTCGCTATAAAATGCGTTACAAACCATTTTTCCGTAGACTAAACGACGAAGCAGTAGATTTATCcgaa GTTGCCAATATACAATTGACACCAGGTTATTTGGAGGTATCACTGGTGGAAGTGACTAGATTAAATCTTGGACCTAATATACTTAATGCAGAGGATAGATCACAAGTTGAAGTATATTGTACAATAAGCATAGACTCAACACCTTGGGTGTATCTGACTCAATATACTGGAGTTCCTTATATGGTGTTGGACTTAATTATTAGTAAAGTTGGTTCTCAGCAACTTGGCGTAGTGTTTAAGCAAGAATTTGTGCCAGAAGTAGGTCATGTATGTGTGTTAGTCGAGACTATAATAGTTGGAAGTCCTGCTGCAATTgctgaaatgaaaaaagggGATATTTTAATAGCAGTAGATGGCAAAAAGGTGTCTAACATGAATCAAGTAgctaaatttgtaaaaagtgCGGTGCAGAGGCGTTTTATCATAAGGGTTGAACGAAAATATTCTAAAGCAGATTCGGACAAACAAGCTAGCATGAAATTGGATAGTGAAAGGATATCAGCAGAAAGAGGCGTCGATaagaaaacattaaaaactgattttatatttaataagggAGATACGCCCAGTACCGAAGACAGCAAGATTAAATTTGAAGgccaaataaaattttcggaTTTAAAggattatgaaaatgaaatttctgataaattgGAAATGAGTAGTAAACTGTTTAGAAGGAGAAAAAGCAGCGCACATACCGATGATACTACTCAGACACCAGACACTACTCCTTCCAGAAAGATTTCAACTACTTCGAATCAATCGATAATATCGAGTAGCTCTCAATTTTGCTTTAATGACGATAACTATGTAACAAATATATCAGACTTATACTATACtactaaagaaaaagaatatgcATCTTTAATCACTTTCGAAGAAACTAGGTCTTTTCAAATTGATTCAGAACTCCAGTACTTAAATATAGGAGTGTGGGGTCGTGTACGAGGAGGAGAAATTCAAGCAAAGTTATTAGGATATATTAATGTCCctatgaaattaattctgGCACAATGTTATACATCCTCGACTGGTCATTATCTTAAATGCTATGCTTTATTACCACCAGATAGTG CTTCTTTGGCGACAGTACATCCAAAACTACAAGGATATTCAGGATTCGATCCAACACTTTGTTATGGTGATATTTCATTATCTTATTTATGGGAGTCTAGTTACCCGAATCGTCATATGACTGGTGATTcagggaaaaaggaaagtaCAGAAGCTGTCAAAACACAACCACCTTTGAGCGAAGAAATTTCTGAGAAGAAGATGCACGATTTTATTAGAACTCATTTTCATAGAGCAACACAATGCGACTTTTGTACAAAAAAG ATTTGGCTGAAGGACGCAGTGCAGTGCAGAGATTGTGGTATGGTGTGTCATAAGAAATGTGAAGTTCGTTGTCAAGCATCAGGAACATGCGGAGCCGAAAGTATAACAACAATGGCATTGGAAGCAGACGAAATAGAACCTACTACTGTTATCGGGGAATCAGGTCCAGAGATTTCTCTAACCAGTTGCGAAGATAATGTACAG AATTCATTGGTTGGTGGCTTGGGCATAAGTCCTGATCTCTTGGAGGGTGCTGAACCTAGCGTGGCAGCTCCTCTAGTAGCTGGCGATTTGGACGATGGTCTTATGTCTAGAGCTAAAGATACCGGCAAGTTTCTGTACAAACATTTGGAGCCAGTAGAACGCGTTGAAAAAATCAATGTCATG ATGGGCAAGCTGAAAACTGCGCTCGACGCGGAAACTGCCTCAAGATTGGAATTATCACAAAGCGGAGAAATGGAcagtattaaattaattgcacAAAGCGATTTACGAGTGCAAGCACTTAGTGTCTTACTATTGCATTATTGCGCTGGATTGCAACACGCGCAAGAAGCATTAGACCGATCTCAAAGAAACAGGGAGTCCCAACAGGCTTAA